In the genome of Muntiacus reevesi chromosome 5, mMunRee1.1, whole genome shotgun sequence, one region contains:
- the VAMP3 gene encoding vesicle-associated membrane protein 3, with product MTTSAPAGSSAAAGSSRRLQQTQNQVDEVVDIMRVNVDKVLERDQKLSELDDRADALQAGASQFETSAAKLKRKYWWKNCKMWAIGISVVVIIIIIIVVWSISS from the exons AT GACTACAAGTGCACCAGCAGGTTCAAGCGCTGCCGCTGGCAGTAGTAGAAGACTTCAGCAGACACAAAATCAAGTGGATGAG GTGGTGGACATCATGAGAGTCAATGTGGATAAAGTGTTGGAAAGAGACCAGAAGCTCTCTGAGTTGGATGACCGTGCAGATGCGCTGCAGGCAGGAGCTTCCCAATTTGAAACAAGTGCTGCCAAGTTGAAGAGAAAATACTGGTGGAAGAATTGCAAG ATGTGGGCGATAGGAATCAGCGTTGtggtcatcatcatcattatcatcgtCG TGTGGAGTATCTCTTCCTGA
- the LOC136168413 gene encoding period circadian protein homolog 3-like isoform X2 yields MCLLFFAGEQQDRNRVSEELIMVVQEMKKYFPLERHGKPGPLDALNYALRCVHSVQANSESFQILSQNGAPQADVTLCSPEELAAIASEHTSKNTDTFVAVFSFLSGRLVHISEQAPSILNCKKEFLESCHFVELLAPQDMRVFYMHTAHAQLPFWNKWTQRVASQYELEPVKSFFCRIGGGEAGEPQPLYCPFRITPYLIHVHSSALAEAEPCCLLLVEKMHSGYQAPRIPADKRIFTTTHTPGCVFLEIDER; encoded by the exons ATGTGTTTGTTGTTCTTTGCTGG TGAACAGCAAGATCGAAACAGAGTTTCTGAAGAACTTATAATGGTTGtccaagaaatgaaaaaatacttcCCATTGGAAAGACATGGTAAACCAGGCCCACTGGATGCCCTTAACTATGCCCTTCGCTGTGTACACAGTGTACAAG CAAACAGTGAGTCTTTCCAGATTCTCAGTCAGAACGGGGCACCTCAAGCTGATGTGACCTTGTGCAGTCCGGAGGAGCTGGCCGCTATTGCTTCAGAGCACACTTCCAAAAACACA GATACCTTTGTggcagtgttttcatttctctctggaAGGTTAGTGCACATTTCTGAACAGGCGCCTTCAATCCTGAACTGTAAGAAAGAGTTCTTGGAGTCTTGTCATTTTGTTGAACTGCTTGCCCCGCAAGACATGAGGGTGTTCTACATGCACACTGCCCATGCTCAGCTTCCGTTCTGGAATAAATGGACACAAAGAG TGGCCTCACAGTATGAATTGGAACCGGTGAAGTCCTTCTTCTGCAGGATTGG CGGAGGTGAAGCCGGGGAGCCGCAGCCGCTTTACTGCCCATTCCGGATCACCCCCTACTTGATTCATGTGCATAGCTCGGCCCTCGCGGAGGCTGAGCCCTGCTGTCTCTTGCTGGTGGAAAAGATGCACTCGGGTTACCAAG CTCCTCGAATCCCAGCAGATAAACGAATTTTTACCACAACACATACTCCTGGTTGTGTTTTTCTTGAAATAGATGAAAGATAA
- the LOC136168413 gene encoding period circadian protein homolog 3-like isoform X1, giving the protein MDHNEKYGSVADCKVAKSRRLTGGCCAKMDPGEDVESEQQDRNRVSEELIMVVQEMKKYFPLERHGKPGPLDALNYALRCVHSVQANSESFQILSQNGAPQADVTLCSPEELAAIASEHTSKNTDTFVAVFSFLSGRLVHISEQAPSILNCKKEFLESCHFVELLAPQDMRVFYMHTAHAQLPFWNKWTQRVASQYELEPVKSFFCRIGGGEAGEPQPLYCPFRITPYLIHVHSSALAEAEPCCLLLVEKMHSGYQAPRIPADKRIFTTTHTPGCVFLEIDER; this is encoded by the exons ATGGACCACAATGAGAAATACGGTTCGGTCGCCGATTGCAAAGTAGCAAAGAGCAGGCGACTGACTGGGGGCTGCTGTGCGAAGATGGATCCCGGTGAAGATGTAGAAAG TGAACAGCAAGATCGAAACAGAGTTTCTGAAGAACTTATAATGGTTGtccaagaaatgaaaaaatacttcCCATTGGAAAGACATGGTAAACCAGGCCCACTGGATGCCCTTAACTATGCCCTTCGCTGTGTACACAGTGTACAAG CAAACAGTGAGTCTTTCCAGATTCTCAGTCAGAACGGGGCACCTCAAGCTGATGTGACCTTGTGCAGTCCGGAGGAGCTGGCCGCTATTGCTTCAGAGCACACTTCCAAAAACACA GATACCTTTGTggcagtgttttcatttctctctggaAGGTTAGTGCACATTTCTGAACAGGCGCCTTCAATCCTGAACTGTAAGAAAGAGTTCTTGGAGTCTTGTCATTTTGTTGAACTGCTTGCCCCGCAAGACATGAGGGTGTTCTACATGCACACTGCCCATGCTCAGCTTCCGTTCTGGAATAAATGGACACAAAGAG TGGCCTCACAGTATGAATTGGAACCGGTGAAGTCCTTCTTCTGCAGGATTGG CGGAGGTGAAGCCGGGGAGCCGCAGCCGCTTTACTGCCCATTCCGGATCACCCCCTACTTGATTCATGTGCATAGCTCGGCCCTCGCGGAGGCTGAGCCCTGCTGTCTCTTGCTGGTGGAAAAGATGCACTCGGGTTACCAAG CTCCTCGAATCCCAGCAGATAAACGAATTTTTACCACAACACATACTCCTGGTTGTGTTTTTCTTGAAATAGATGAAAGATAA
- the LOC136168413 gene encoding period circadian protein homolog 3-like isoform X3 encodes MQTSNSEQQDRNRVSEELIMVVQEMKKYFPLERHGKPGPLDALNYALRCVHSVQANSESFQILSQNGAPQADVTLCSPEELAAIASEHTSKNTDTFVAVFSFLSGRLVHISEQAPSILNCKKEFLESCHFVELLAPQDMRVFYMHTAHAQLPFWNKWTQRVASQYELEPVKSFFCRIGGGEAGEPQPLYCPFRITPYLIHVHSSALAEAEPCCLLLVEKMHSGYQAPRIPADKRIFTTTHTPGCVFLEIDER; translated from the exons ATGCAGACCAGCAACAG TGAACAGCAAGATCGAAACAGAGTTTCTGAAGAACTTATAATGGTTGtccaagaaatgaaaaaatacttcCCATTGGAAAGACATGGTAAACCAGGCCCACTGGATGCCCTTAACTATGCCCTTCGCTGTGTACACAGTGTACAAG CAAACAGTGAGTCTTTCCAGATTCTCAGTCAGAACGGGGCACCTCAAGCTGATGTGACCTTGTGCAGTCCGGAGGAGCTGGCCGCTATTGCTTCAGAGCACACTTCCAAAAACACA GATACCTTTGTggcagtgttttcatttctctctggaAGGTTAGTGCACATTTCTGAACAGGCGCCTTCAATCCTGAACTGTAAGAAAGAGTTCTTGGAGTCTTGTCATTTTGTTGAACTGCTTGCCCCGCAAGACATGAGGGTGTTCTACATGCACACTGCCCATGCTCAGCTTCCGTTCTGGAATAAATGGACACAAAGAG TGGCCTCACAGTATGAATTGGAACCGGTGAAGTCCTTCTTCTGCAGGATTGG CGGAGGTGAAGCCGGGGAGCCGCAGCCGCTTTACTGCCCATTCCGGATCACCCCCTACTTGATTCATGTGCATAGCTCGGCCCTCGCGGAGGCTGAGCCCTGCTGTCTCTTGCTGGTGGAAAAGATGCACTCGGGTTACCAAG CTCCTCGAATCCCAGCAGATAAACGAATTTTTACCACAACACATACTCCTGGTTGTGTTTTTCTTGAAATAGATGAAAGATAA